The following proteins are co-located in the Paenibacillus sp. JNUCC32 genome:
- a CDS encoding DUF6366 family protein, translated as MSKDYETPERTRERLRQEELENNPFGHMNQGNSRARYSIVDLGWKGTLVLTIVIIVGLIVVQYFY; from the coding sequence ATGAGCAAAGATTATGAAACTCCTGAAAGAACAAGAGAAAGACTAAGACAAGAAGAATTGGAAAATAATCCATTTGGTCATATGAATCAAGGAAATAGTAGGGCTCGGTATAGTATAGTCGATTTAGGTTGGAAAGGCACTTTAGTATTAACTATTGTTATTATTGTCGGTCTTATAGTTGTTCAATATTTTTATTAA
- a CDS encoding GNAT family N-acetyltransferase: MQLVNWSEDINFFDLSNEYSIRRADHEEWGLYCSVYYNMRYNGFFREEGFNTPRRNSFWIYKGESRIGGVRMAPNTIYHLFYIPPFNNSYEVLKLLKKMLIHWSDRTKHIRTFEILPDQVNLFTRAGFWPDEFRCRWMQRPTDHFQVIWDSNLTVKCPQIKEDETGAKRFINEDEIAWCDFNSFTGGFEAVRRKKSSLEDFIPKEDPNFTNETLVQASTLIYEKDTGQLIANCRLCLQDNQAAVYSIGVMPTYRGRGLATRMLKRALSVLKDKYPVLRLYVMEGNDAESVYLNLGFIPGVLEIQSMYIPLNQ, from the coding sequence GTGCAATTAGTTAATTGGTCTGAAGACATAAATTTTTTTGATTTATCAAATGAATATTCAATTCGTAGGGCCGATCATGAAGAGTGGGGACTGTATTGTTCGGTTTATTATAATATGCGTTATAACGGTTTTTTCAGGGAAGAAGGTTTCAATACTCCACGAAGAAATTCTTTTTGGATCTATAAAGGAGAGTCAAGAATAGGTGGAGTAAGGATGGCACCAAATACTATTTATCATTTATTTTATATCCCCCCATTTAATAATTCATATGAGGTACTGAAGCTTCTTAAAAAAATGTTAATACACTGGTCTGATAGAACTAAACACATAAGAACCTTTGAGATTCTTCCAGATCAAGTTAATTTATTTACGAGAGCAGGATTTTGGCCAGATGAATTTAGATGTCGTTGGATGCAGCGGCCTACAGATCATTTTCAGGTTATTTGGGATAGTAATCTTACAGTTAAATGCCCTCAGATTAAGGAAGATGAGACGGGTGCAAAGAGATTCATTAACGAAGATGAAATTGCTTGGTGTGATTTTAATAGCTTCACAGGAGGTTTTGAAGCAGTACGGAGAAAAAAATCTTCTCTTGAAGATTTTATACCTAAGGAAGATCCTAATTTTACAAACGAGACTTTAGTTCAAGCTTCTACACTTATTTATGAAAAGGACACAGGTCAGCTTATTGCAAATTGTCGCCTATGTTTACAAGACAATCAAGCAGCAGTATACAGTATTGGCGTTATGCCAACTTACAGGGGAAGAGGGTTGGCTACACGTATGTTGAAAAGAGCCCTGAGTGTCCTAAAAGATAAATATCCAGTTCTAAGGTTATACGTAATGGAAGGAAATGACGCAGAATCAGTCTATCTTAACCTCGGGTTTATTCCTGGAGTACTGGAGATACAGAGTATGTATATTCCTTTGAATCAGTAG
- a CDS encoding aminoglycoside adenylyltransferase domain-containing protein, whose translation MSGYNWDNCPLEIKAQITNITDFLHHTLDENLIGTYLHGSMCLGSFQPSHSDLDMIVITQQPLTASQRLDLMNGFLRLHKKPSPIELSILCYSDLNPWRHPTPYEFHFSDYWRPKFEVIASENDLAFWDFKDIYTDGDIACHVTLINQSGICIYGRAISETFPLVPEKDFWDSIVWGIDYFSKLDGELLVTGILTLLRIWSYKENKAIYSKAQAGDWAIGLVPIRYRHIIKNVVDSYNNEAKLKDFLASDLDNLRHYVINQIKEPSLN comes from the coding sequence TTGAGTGGATATAACTGGGATAATTGCCCTCTAGAAATAAAGGCACAGATTACAAATATAACGGATTTTTTACATCACACCTTGGACGAAAACTTGATTGGAACTTATCTTCACGGCTCAATGTGTTTAGGTAGCTTTCAGCCTTCTCATAGCGATTTAGACATGATAGTGATCACCCAACAACCATTAACTGCTTCTCAACGGTTAGATTTAATGAATGGGTTCCTGAGATTACATAAAAAGCCTTCACCAATCGAGTTAAGTATTCTGTGCTACTCAGACCTTAATCCATGGAGACACCCTACTCCATATGAGTTTCACTTTAGTGACTACTGGAGGCCCAAATTCGAGGTAATAGCCAGCGAGAATGATTTGGCATTCTGGGATTTTAAGGATATATATACAGACGGAGATATAGCATGTCACGTAACTTTGATAAACCAAAGCGGTATTTGTATCTACGGCCGAGCCATAAGTGAGACATTCCCTTTAGTACCTGAAAAAGATTTTTGGGACTCTATAGTCTGGGGCATTGATTATTTTAGCAAATTAGATGGAGAGCTTCTCGTTACAGGAATCCTCACACTTCTTAGAATTTGGTCATATAAAGAAAACAAAGCGATATATTCAAAAGCACAAGCTGGTGACTGGGCTATTGGATTAGTCCCCATACGATATCGTCACATCATTAAAAATGTTGTTGATTCTTATAACAATGAAGCTAAGCTAAAAGACTTTTTAGCGTCAGATCTAGATAATTTAAGGCACTATGTAATAAATCAAATCAAGGAGCCATCATTAAACTAA
- a CDS encoding chromosome partitioning protein ParB has translation MNAFTLSAANEYALANDIETWVHLFLNGEGDNIVMSEDLKKKKRYWLGPIEIDMKYLERIVGPEEHLEYVEDIKWWNYNIDQICSRFESGWDMPPLIAKIENGNFRLHDGNHRLGALQKLNKEKYYLIIWDDHSYGNIINHLKNCGIDMK, from the coding sequence ATGAATGCTTTTACATTAAGCGCTGCAAATGAATATGCTCTGGCCAATGATATTGAAACTTGGGTCCATCTTTTTTTAAATGGAGAAGGCGATAATATAGTCATGTCAGAAGACTTAAAAAAGAAAAAACGATATTGGCTAGGACCTATTGAGATTGACATGAAATATCTGGAAAGAATAGTTGGTCCAGAAGAACATTTAGAATATGTAGAGGATATTAAATGGTGGAACTATAACATTGATCAAATTTGCAGTAGATTTGAATCTGGTTGGGACATGCCTCCATTAATTGCAAAAATTGAAAATGGAAATTTTAGATTACATGATGGTAATCATCGACTCGGTGCATTACAGAAATTAAACAAGGAAAAATATTATCTTATTATTTGGGACGATCATTCATATGGAAACATAATAAATCATTTAAAGAATTGTGGTATTGATATGAAATGA
- a CDS encoding phosphotransferase enzyme family protein, with protein MNHRKTDLNGEGCESALVSNEILSQASRAFDFDIHSIKFVSNSTNEVYKYIKDSKAYFLRLSPKPVEYEMTIQAEVQWVRYLVENGVRTSLPIQTIEGNMTKVCIDREECFIAVVFEGVPGKFFDSEPELWGSGLFSKWGATMGAIHSLSRSYDPGDQRFIRKEWKPTEINNPYLQRGNYSLLLGKLRAIEKQLKIMPKNKDSYGLIHNDFHPYNFLIDQGEITVFDFDDSVYGWFALDIGIAATHAVWWGSHYQEWESKNEFAKHFLSAFLGGYLKYNRLDYEWIRLIPLFMDYRNIGSFFWWLSNWDGNEDNLSEFQKKAIIDAVHLIERDMPFDGCNFEL; from the coding sequence ATGAATCACCGAAAAACTGATCTCAATGGGGAAGGATGTGAAAGCGCTTTGGTTAGTAACGAAATCCTTTCGCAAGCAAGTAGAGCTTTCGATTTTGATATTCATTCAATAAAGTTTGTAAGTAACTCCACTAACGAAGTCTACAAATACATTAAAGACAGTAAGGCCTATTTTCTACGGTTGTCACCAAAACCAGTTGAATATGAAATGACGATTCAGGCTGAAGTTCAATGGGTTCGTTACTTAGTTGAAAACGGTGTTCGCACCTCATTGCCAATTCAAACAATAGAAGGCAACATGACGAAAGTATGCATAGATCGTGAAGAATGTTTTATTGCCGTTGTTTTTGAAGGAGTTCCTGGAAAGTTCTTTGATAGTGAACCAGAGTTATGGGGTTCGGGTTTGTTTAGTAAATGGGGCGCGACTATGGGGGCCATTCATAGTTTATCTAGATCATATGATCCAGGTGATCAAAGGTTCATAAGGAAGGAATGGAAACCAACAGAAATAAATAATCCTTATTTACAAAGGGGAAATTACTCTTTACTTCTTGGGAAGCTGAGAGCAATTGAAAAACAATTGAAAATTATGCCCAAGAACAAAGATTCTTACGGATTAATTCATAATGATTTCCATCCTTATAATTTTCTTATTGATCAAGGAGAAATCACGGTATTTGATTTTGATGATTCTGTTTACGGTTGGTTTGCACTTGATATAGGAATTGCTGCAACCCATGCTGTATGGTGGGGTTCGCATTATCAAGAATGGGAATCAAAAAATGAATTTGCTAAGCACTTTTTGTCTGCGTTTTTAGGAGGATACTTAAAATATAACAGGTTAGATTATGAATGGATCCGACTAATTCCTTTGTTTATGGATTATAGAAATATTGGGTCTTTCTTTTGGTGGCTTAGCAATTGGGATGGGAATGAAGATAATCTGTCAGAATTTCAAAAGAAAGCTATTATTGATGCGGTTCATTTAATTGAAAGAGATATGCCGTTTGACGGATGCAATTTTGAATTGTAG
- a CDS encoding peptidoglycan D,D-transpeptidase FtsI family protein, with protein sequence MKGFKPKRKLEDGDAGSQFNLRVNLFFFSTFIIFCVIIIRLAILQFVEGPELKELETGGQVKNFPLQPIRGSIIDASGTPLAYSTPSQALYLTLLKDYSSSERGKKNRPEIEKLAEEMVKVFEQYGDLKAEKLTVDDVIKAMDLEFNKQPGYEPRRIKAKLSNKEVAYFMEHKNEYPGLEVVEESQRQYNPDKIAVQTIGYLREFRGNKTLEKYKEIDEQNKTQKDPGLIYSEQEKVGVDGLEMMFQDELRGKNGYIGIPINPQNMADGIPTMIAPEKGYTIHTTIHKDIQKVAQQAIIDQIKWLHTNPFSGKTHPEALTGYAVAMEVDTGNIVAMASMPDYDPNVWEHGTEDWETVMKYYGNGTVSPFNSGRSVNNLESVVLLGSTVKPLSVLIGLNEKLFGPNDYYYDGGAAFFGKDNSRVQNSGGRAYGSLNPRSAIEHSSNAFMVDWVGEKLWNKYGSESVKKWDEYMKKFGLGVSTESGLPKEHKGIIEYTNIEQAGSYLAAMAYASFGQSGKYTTLQLAQYASTLANRGERIRPQLASKIVDQDGNVIKEFKREVLNKEEFPQQYWKEVIAGMNTQGLRAFDGFRYDFARKTGTSEQDVYTNGKRNRRENGVFIAFAPRDNPKLAVAVVIPEGGFGSQSAAPVARKIFDTYDEIYGLDGTPHPKKNEGENEDGSSNE encoded by the coding sequence GTGAAAGGTTTTAAGCCTAAACGTAAATTAGAGGATGGAGATGCCGGCAGTCAGTTTAACTTGCGGGTTAATCTATTTTTTTTCAGCACGTTTATCATATTCTGTGTCATTATTATACGTCTTGCCATACTGCAGTTCGTTGAAGGACCTGAGCTGAAAGAGCTCGAAACCGGCGGGCAGGTTAAAAATTTTCCGCTTCAGCCGATTCGGGGTAGCATCATCGATGCTTCCGGAACGCCTCTTGCCTACTCAACACCCTCCCAAGCACTGTATTTAACGCTGTTAAAGGATTACAGTTCGTCTGAACGAGGGAAGAAGAACCGTCCGGAGATCGAAAAGCTGGCCGAGGAAATGGTCAAGGTCTTCGAACAGTATGGTGATCTTAAAGCCGAAAAGTTGACGGTAGATGATGTGATTAAAGCCATGGACCTGGAATTTAACAAGCAGCCGGGTTATGAGCCGAGGCGCATCAAAGCGAAGCTTTCAAACAAAGAAGTAGCTTATTTCATGGAGCATAAGAACGAGTATCCTGGTTTAGAGGTTGTTGAAGAAAGCCAGCGTCAATATAACCCGGACAAAATCGCCGTTCAAACCATTGGTTATTTGAGAGAGTTTCGCGGAAATAAGACACTGGAAAAATATAAGGAGATTGATGAGCAGAACAAAACGCAAAAAGATCCAGGACTCATCTACTCCGAGCAGGAGAAGGTCGGCGTAGACGGTCTCGAAATGATGTTCCAGGATGAGCTCCGCGGCAAGAACGGATATATCGGTATTCCGATTAATCCGCAGAACATGGCAGATGGAATTCCAACCATGATCGCCCCGGAGAAGGGGTATACTATCCATACAACCATCCATAAGGATATACAGAAGGTTGCCCAGCAGGCGATCATCGATCAGATTAAATGGCTGCATACCAATCCGTTTTCCGGGAAAACACATCCTGAGGCGCTTACAGGTTATGCGGTAGCGATGGAGGTGGACACCGGCAACATTGTTGCCATGGCCAGCATGCCAGATTATGACCCCAATGTATGGGAGCATGGAACCGAAGATTGGGAAACCGTTATGAAGTATTACGGTAATGGGACCGTCTCTCCATTTAACTCCGGCCGATCCGTCAACAATTTGGAGTCGGTTGTGCTGTTGGGTTCAACAGTAAAGCCACTAAGTGTACTCATTGGTCTTAATGAAAAATTGTTCGGTCCGAACGATTATTATTATGATGGCGGTGCTGCATTCTTTGGTAAAGATAATTCAAGGGTTCAAAACTCCGGTGGTAGAGCTTATGGATCTTTGAACCCAAGAAGTGCAATTGAACACTCCTCAAACGCTTTTATGGTTGATTGGGTTGGGGAAAAGCTGTGGAACAAATATGGCTCTGAGTCCGTTAAAAAATGGGATGAATACATGAAGAAATTCGGGCTTGGGGTTTCTACCGAATCCGGTCTGCCAAAGGAGCATAAAGGCATCATCGAATATACCAATATCGAGCAGGCGGGAAGTTATCTGGCTGCCATGGCATACGCTTCATTCGGACAGTCCGGTAAATATACGACGCTCCAATTGGCACAGTATGCCAGCACGCTTGCCAATCGGGGAGAACGCATCCGTCCGCAGCTTGCTAGCAAGATTGTAGATCAGGACGGCAATGTAATTAAGGAATTCAAGCGCGAAGTATTGAATAAAGAGGAATTCCCGCAGCAGTACTGGAAAGAAGTCATTGCAGGGATGAATACGCAGGGACTTCGAGCATTTGATGGTTTTAGATATGATTTTGCTAGAAAGACAGGAACATCAGAGCAGGATGTATATACAAACGGTAAAAGAAACAGACGAGAAAACGGAGTATTTATTGCCTTCGCTCCTCGGGATAATCCAAAACTCGCTGTCGCTGTAGTAATACCAGAAGGGGGCTTCGGTTCCCAGAGCGCCGCGCCGGTTGCCCGTAAAATTTTTGACACTTATGACGAGATTTACGGACTGGACGGTACGCCTCACCCTAAAAAAAACGAGGGTGAGAATGAGGACGGCAGTTCGAACGAATAA
- a CDS encoding extracellular solute-binding protein, whose translation MKKAVLLILSFVLVFTLAACSGSSGKDVTGGVTIEKVSDMEGTVRVALAGWQLDNGIDALTGNPTIGLNEYLDKTFKKMYPNIKLEVYQIPWENVKAKQTAMLLSGDADVLYTGGAFASQWYQEGLLRDLDDLIAKDTSFDPSIYLEGIMNNSYSTKSPDGSKQFGIPAVLGRRMTIYDKKLFEDWGVETLSAQPGPDEILEKAKQMTGKNPKTGEDNFGLYWSGNSLNGSTFVALTLAYGAKGAEGSLKDIKNIKWHLNTPEMVKVMEWLKEAAQLPPAGFVNAQGAENFGLEKNNIAIALDSTGGSTMSEYRSKQNKELLDRFEPVLNMGPKGEGWVAVDPFIMAKNAKDVDASWEVLKFLTSYMTQKYMYENFSSTPTLKNADFVTPEDKFVKKALEIAEVGHSELMDEANPFYMSDIAPAINGFISQAASGNAPDIQKFLDDLQARAEKWSANLK comes from the coding sequence ATGAAAAAAGCTGTGCTGCTGATCCTGTCATTCGTGCTGGTGTTTACATTGGCCGCTTGTTCAGGCAGTTCAGGTAAAGATGTGACAGGCGGCGTTACAATTGAAAAAGTATCGGATATGGAAGGAACGGTTCGCGTTGCGCTGGCAGGCTGGCAGCTGGATAACGGGATCGATGCGCTGACAGGCAATCCGACGATCGGGCTCAACGAATATTTGGATAAAACGTTCAAAAAAATGTATCCGAACATCAAGCTGGAGGTTTATCAAATCCCTTGGGAGAACGTAAAAGCCAAACAAACGGCCATGCTGCTCTCCGGCGATGCGGATGTCTTGTATACCGGGGGAGCCTTTGCATCGCAATGGTACCAGGAAGGGCTGCTGCGTGACCTGGACGATTTGATTGCAAAAGATACTTCGTTTGACCCGAGCATCTATCTGGAAGGCATTATGAATAATTCCTACAGCACCAAGTCGCCGGACGGAAGCAAACAATTTGGGATACCTGCCGTGCTTGGCCGCCGGATGACGATTTATGATAAGAAGCTGTTTGAAGACTGGGGCGTTGAAACACTCTCGGCACAGCCGGGACCGGACGAAATTCTGGAGAAAGCGAAGCAAATGACCGGCAAAAACCCGAAAACCGGTGAAGACAATTTCGGTTTGTATTGGAGCGGCAACTCATTAAACGGATCTACCTTTGTTGCATTAACCCTTGCATATGGCGCCAAAGGAGCGGAAGGATCGCTGAAGGATATCAAGAACATCAAGTGGCACCTGAATACGCCGGAAATGGTCAAAGTGATGGAGTGGCTGAAGGAAGCCGCACAGCTGCCACCGGCCGGGTTCGTGAATGCCCAGGGTGCCGAGAACTTCGGACTCGAGAAAAACAATATCGCCATCGCGCTGGATTCCACCGGCGGCTCCACGATGAGTGAATACCGGTCGAAGCAGAACAAGGAGCTGCTGGACCGTTTTGAACCTGTGCTGAACATGGGTCCTAAAGGCGAAGGCTGGGTGGCGGTTGACCCGTTCATCATGGCAAAGAACGCCAAAGATGTGGATGCATCTTGGGAAGTGTTAAAGTTCTTGACCAGTTACATGACGCAAAAATACATGTATGAAAACTTCTCCAGTACCCCAACGCTCAAAAATGCCGATTTCGTAACACCGGAAGACAAATTCGTGAAAAAGGCACTTGAGATCGCGGAAGTCGGTCACTCCGAGCTCATGGATGAAGCCAATCCGTTCTATATGAGCGACATCGCTCCAGCTATAAACGGATTTATCAGCCAGGCAGCATCCGGTAATGCGCCGGATATTCAGAAGTTTCTGGATGATCTGCAGGCTCGTGCCGAGAAGTGGTCTGCGAATCTGAAGTAA
- a CDS encoding carbohydrate ABC transporter permease: protein MSSSALPKEPVRRKRITLPQLMLTLVLLVGSFIMIVPFLWMLVTSFDWAARLNISFPPKIWPEEPSIRTYEAAFTNINMFRYIGNSTLVSAGVIIISSLSALLSGYALSKLRFKGANFVLLLALSTMMIPFEMTMIPQYLLFSKLGLVDNYLAFYLPAMNYAFGTFLAKAFFDQLPSSLREAAVLDGAKEITVFSRVYLPLCTPIIATMVILLFLGVWNDMLWPLLILKSAAKYTIQIGLAMFTYNNGINQQPSIIMAATTTSLIPVIVVYMFLQRYIIESIALSGIKQ, encoded by the coding sequence ATGAGCAGTTCAGCCTTGCCCAAGGAGCCGGTGCGCCGTAAACGAATCACGCTTCCACAGCTGATGCTAACGCTGGTCCTATTGGTAGGTTCATTCATTATGATTGTGCCATTCTTATGGATGCTGGTAACGAGCTTCGATTGGGCCGCACGGTTAAATATTTCATTCCCGCCGAAAATATGGCCGGAGGAGCCTTCAATCCGAACCTATGAAGCCGCTTTCACCAACATCAATATGTTCCGATATATCGGCAATTCCACGCTTGTCAGCGCAGGGGTCATTATCATCAGCTCGTTGTCCGCATTATTATCCGGTTATGCCTTATCCAAGCTTCGCTTCAAAGGAGCTAATTTCGTACTGCTGCTGGCGCTAAGCACGATGATGATTCCGTTCGAAATGACCATGATTCCGCAGTATCTTTTGTTCAGTAAACTCGGGTTGGTCGACAATTATCTGGCATTTTATTTGCCGGCCATGAACTATGCGTTCGGTACTTTTTTAGCCAAAGCGTTCTTTGATCAATTACCCAGCAGTTTAAGGGAAGCGGCCGTACTGGATGGAGCCAAGGAAATTACGGTATTCAGCCGGGTTTATCTGCCGCTGTGTACGCCGATTATCGCCACCATGGTCATTCTGCTGTTCTTGGGCGTATGGAATGATATGCTGTGGCCGCTGCTGATCTTGAAATCGGCTGCCAAGTACACGATCCAGATCGGTTTAGCCATGTTTACGTACAACAACGGTATTAACCAACAGCCATCCATTATTATGGCGGCCACAACCACGAGCCTCATTCCGGTTATCGTCGTCTATATGTTCCTGCAGCGCTATATTATCGAAAGCATTGCGCTGTCCGGTATCAAGCAGTAA
- a CDS encoding carbohydrate ABC transporter permease: MSSTPEGKWTAEHGNWAKRKFRFTRNDWMGYLFSAPLIIGVIVFAIYPMFAALFMSFHQTSGLNLSGNWVGLSNYRYALEDSLFWQALTNTFVMGIWSVLLGIALSFVLASLINNLKWHLGRNFFKAVYFLPNVVSGVATSLLFSFLFFPSKEGLINFVIGLFGIDPVGWFTNPEVARYSIVMMSLWGALGYNTIIFLAGLQSVPRDLYEAAEVDGAGTYRKWWYITIPYLRPIFVFMLIMGTIGGMKRFTDVWLIGGTAGNPGGSLMTVVLYIYRNAFLSSQMGLATAVSYLLFVIILILTVFLMLLNRRKDSLD; encoded by the coding sequence TTGTCATCCACCCCAGAAGGGAAATGGACTGCGGAACATGGAAATTGGGCAAAACGAAAGTTCAGATTTACGCGCAATGACTGGATGGGCTATCTATTCAGCGCCCCTCTGATTATCGGCGTCATCGTATTTGCCATTTATCCCATGTTTGCCGCACTGTTTATGAGTTTTCATCAGACTTCCGGGCTCAATTTATCCGGAAACTGGGTGGGCCTGAGCAACTATCGTTACGCGTTAGAGGATTCCTTATTTTGGCAAGCGCTTACAAATACGTTCGTCATGGGGATATGGTCCGTATTGCTAGGGATCGCGCTTTCGTTTGTTCTGGCAAGCCTGATTAATAATCTGAAATGGCATCTGGGACGCAACTTTTTCAAAGCGGTCTATTTTCTGCCTAACGTCGTATCCGGCGTTGCTACAAGCTTGTTGTTCTCTTTCTTGTTTTTTCCGTCCAAGGAAGGGCTGATCAACTTCGTGATTGGTTTGTTCGGCATCGATCCGGTCGGCTGGTTCACGAACCCGGAAGTCGCGCGTTACAGTATCGTGATGATGAGCTTGTGGGGTGCACTAGGATATAACACCATTATTTTTCTGGCCGGTTTGCAAAGCGTCCCGCGGGATCTCTATGAGGCTGCCGAGGTCGACGGTGCAGGCACGTACCGGAAATGGTGGTATATAACGATTCCATACTTGCGTCCGATCTTTGTGTTCATGCTCATCATGGGAACCATCGGCGGAATGAAGCGGTTTACGGATGTATGGTTAATCGGCGGAACCGCAGGTAATCCTGGGGGAAGCTTGATGACCGTGGTGCTGTATATTTACCGAAATGCATTCCTCTCTTCGCAGATGGGGCTGGCTACGGCCGTATCCTATCTGTTATTCGTCATCATACTCATCTTAACCGTGTTCCTCATGCTGCTCAACCGACGTAAAGACAGCTTGGATTAA
- a CDS encoding ribonuclease J, translating to MNIAEQKLLVAALGGVNEIGKNMYFIQYDQDIVVIDCGSKFPDENLPGIDLIVPDFTYLLDNADKVRALVVTHGHEDHIGGIPYLLKQLPIPVYGTKLTIELIKIKLKEHRILRNSELHTIDANSTIKAGSINASFFSTSHSIPDCVGIVFQTPEGNVVHTGDFKFDMSPVKGPYPDLHRMAEIGKQGVKVLLSESTNAERPGFTPSERLVGGHILEAFAQAKQQVFISTFASNVNRVQQIIDAAVETERKLILLGRSMVNVVAVAKEHGYLNMPDDLLIDAGDSERYPPDQIAVLCTGSQGEPMAALSRLANSKHPHIEILPGDTVIIAAGAIPGNERNLAHVIDNLYVLGAQVIYGSGGTSGMHVSGHGSQEELKLMLTLMKPDYLIPVHGEFRMLYQHRQLAESVGIPNENVFIVQNGDTIQIQQGMASLGPKIPSGNSLVDGLMIGNVGNIVLRDRRQLSSDGMLIIVTTLSKTEKQMVAKPELISRGFIFVKDSEEFMGQIHDIVSSSMKDLTETGSTQWNLIKQTLKDHVGKFIYSETKRRPMILPIIIEV from the coding sequence ATGAATATAGCTGAACAAAAATTGCTGGTCGCCGCGCTTGGCGGTGTGAATGAAATTGGAAAAAACATGTACTTCATACAGTACGATCAAGATATTGTGGTGATTGATTGCGGCTCGAAATTCCCTGACGAAAACCTGCCCGGCATCGACTTGATTGTTCCCGACTTCACCTATTTGCTGGACAACGCGGATAAGGTCAGAGCCCTTGTCGTCACTCATGGACATGAAGACCATATTGGTGGAATTCCCTATTTACTGAAGCAGCTGCCGATCCCTGTGTATGGGACGAAGCTTACGATTGAGCTGATTAAAATCAAGCTGAAAGAACATCGTATTCTGCGTAATTCCGAGCTTCACACGATCGACGCGAATTCCACTATTAAAGCGGGTTCCATCAATGCCTCTTTTTTTTCGACCAGTCACAGCATTCCGGATTGCGTGGGCATCGTTTTTCAAACTCCGGAAGGCAATGTCGTCCACACGGGAGATTTTAAATTCGACATGTCTCCCGTGAAGGGACCTTATCCTGACCTACACCGAATGGCAGAAATCGGCAAGCAGGGCGTGAAGGTGCTGCTATCGGAAAGCACAAACGCCGAAAGACCCGGGTTTACCCCTTCGGAACGCTTGGTTGGCGGTCATATCCTGGAGGCTTTCGCCCAGGCCAAACAGCAGGTATTCATCTCCACATTCGCTTCGAACGTCAACCGTGTCCAGCAGATCATCGATGCCGCGGTAGAGACGGAACGGAAATTGATTCTGCTCGGCCGGAGCATGGTTAATGTCGTTGCGGTGGCCAAGGAGCACGGGTATCTCAACATGCCCGATGATTTGCTGATCGATGCTGGAGACAGCGAGCGTTATCCGCCGGACCAAATCGCCGTGTTATGCACGGGAAGTCAAGGAGAGCCTATGGCAGCCTTATCACGGCTAGCCAACTCCAAGCATCCCCATATCGAGATTCTGCCAGGCGATACCGTCATTATTGCTGCAGGGGCGATACCGGGTAATGAGCGGAATCTGGCTCATGTCATCGATAATTTATATGTGCTGGGAGCCCAGGTCATCTATGGATCGGGTGGGACTTCAGGGATGCATGTATCCGGACATGGCAGCCAAGAAGAATTGAAATTGATGCTCACTTTGATGAAACCGGACTATTTGATCCCCGTTCACGGTGAATTCCGAATGCTCTATCAGCATCGTCAGCTGGCCGAGTCCGTGGGAATCCCGAATGAGAACGTGTTTATCGTTCAGAATGGCGACACAATACAAATCCAGCAGGGCATGGCATCGTTAGGTCCCAAAATCCCTTCAGGCAACAGCCTGGTGGACGGATTGATGATCGGCAACGTAGGCAATATCGTCTTGCGGGACCGCAGGCAGCTGTCCTCCGACGGGATGCTCATTATCGTCACCACGCTCAGCAAAACGGAAAAGCAGATGGTGGCCAAGCCCGAGCTTATATCCAGGGGGTTTATCTTCGTAAAAGATTCGGAGGAATTCATGGGTCAGATCCACGATATCGTCTCGTCTTCAATGAAGGATTTGACTGAAACCGGATCCACCCAATGGAATCTGATCAAGCAAACCTTGAAGGACCATGTCGGCAAATTCATATACAGTGAGACCAAGAGAAGGCCGATGATTCTGCCCATCATTATCGAAGTTTAA